A genomic region of Arachis stenosperma cultivar V10309 chromosome 9, arast.V10309.gnm1.PFL2, whole genome shotgun sequence contains the following coding sequences:
- the LOC130948022 gene encoding putative disease resistance protein RGA1, giving the protein MAEALLGIVLDNLIPFVQTEFAAFSGIKEKAEDLSRTLQLIKAVLDDAEQKQWSNRPLKVWLQQLKDAMYVLDDILDQLPTESSQLGCLTSLNPKKVIHRPELGQKLNEIIGRLDRIAQARSNFDLRQGVTERPSEVVEWRQTSSTIAVPQVYGRDEDKGRVVEFLLSPSRSSEFLSVYPIVGLGGLGKTTLVQLVYNDQQVGNNFDLKIWVCVSENFTIKSILRSILEAVKKDKSEVMDLEVMEEKVKELLQSKKYLLVLDDVWKRSQEMELGLTQDKWDKLRSVLSCGSKGSSILVSTRDNHVATIMGTCQAHHLGGLSEDDCWLLFKLHAFGADKEEREELVAIGKEIVKKCGGSPLAALALGGVMQSRSTEKEWLEVQKSELWSLPEENDIMRVLRLSYSCLTPTLKQCFAFCAIFPKDMEMVKQELIYLWMGNGFISSRPNLEVEEVGNMVWNELYGKSLFQDVRADDFSGKIYFKMHDLVHDLAQSISEQECICLEKQNLNDSSRNPQHIVFHDIDKRQFKKRFVEKAESLRTLYQLNSYGFPFSSRLIRTNNSLRVLCIYGRKIPSFGSLSCLRYLELSDLDIKCLPASICNLPRLEILKLRELWRLRRLPKHLTRMQNLRHLIIDRCESLSEMCPDIHKLCELRILSAYIVNSKKGHSLAELCHLNLEGKLGIKGLQNVSSASEAEDANLKDKKDLRELILSWSNSGKIKSVVGAEEVLEALQPHSTLKLLTIEAYEGLQWPTWMQNNSATHNLVSLRLDYCGTCGHLPPVGKLPFLKKLEVRRMDDVQYIEEDGSYDGVEAMPFPSLDYLLVEGLPNVERLLKRETTHMFPSLSNLYIDNCPKLQLPCLPSVKFLAVLYCSNEQLQSISNLNGLNQLHFCVSDEVSCFPEGMMNNMTSLAILEINSFRELKELPSDITKLTALSHLIIENCGKLECLPEQGLECLSSLRKLSIEYCKSLRSLPDSVQYLTSLEYLSIRGCPMLKERCKQGTGEDWHKIAHVPDLDI; this is encoded by the coding sequence ATGGCGGAGGCCTTGCTTGGAATTGTGCTGGATAACTTGATCCCTTTTGTCCAGACTGAATTTGCAGCCTTCTCTGGAATCAAGGAAAAGGCTGAAGACCTATCACGAACTTTACAACTAATCAAAGCTGTTCTTGATGATGCCGAGCAGAAACAATGGTCAAATCGTCCTCTCAAGGTGTGGCTGCAGCAGCTTAAAGATGCAATGTACGTGCTGGATGATATCCTTGATCAGTTGCCAACAGAATCCTCTCAACTTGGGTGCTTAACTTCTTTGAATCCAAAGAAGGTGATACATCGTCCTGAGCTTGGACAGAAGCTGAATGAGATAATAGGGAGGTTGGATCGAATTGCTCAAGCAAGAAGCAACTTTGATCTTAGACAAGGTGTGACGGAAAGGCCAAGTGAAGTAGTTGAATGGCGCCAAACGAGCTCAACTATCGCCGTTCCTCAAGTGTACGGACGAGATGAAGATAAAGGGAGAGTTGTGGAGTTTCTTCTTAGCCCATCACGAAGCTCCGAGTTCCTTTCCGTCTATCCCATTGTTGGATTAGGTGGTCTTGGAAAAACAACGCTTGTTCAGCTGGTCTACAATGATCAACAAGTAGGTAACAATTTCGATTTGAAGATTTGGGTGTGTGTTTCTGAGAATTTCACCATCAAGAGTATTTTGCGTTCCATTTTAGAAGCTGTCAAAAAGGATAAGTCTGAGGTCATGGATTTAGAAGTAATGGAGGAAAAAGTGAAAGAATTGCTACAAAGTAAAAAGTATTTGTTGGTTTTAGATGACGTATGGAAAAGAAGCCAAGAAATGGAATTGGGATTAACCCAAGACAAATGGGATAAGTTAAGATCCGTGTTGTCTTGTGGATCTAAAGGCTCCTCCATTTTAGTATCGACTCGCGATAATCATGTTGCAACAATTATGGGCACATGCCAAGCTCATCATTTGGGCGGTCTATCCGAAGATGATTGTTGGTTGTTGTTTAAACTGCACGCATTTGGAGCTGACAAAGAAGAGCGTGAAGAGCTTGTTGCAATAGGGAAAGAGATAGTCAAGAAATGTGGAGGATCACCTCTTGCAGCACTGGCTTTAGGTGGTGTGATGCAATCCAGAAGCACGGAAAAAGAATGGCTTGAAGTTCAGAAAAGTGAGCTTTGGAGTTTACCAGAAGAAAATGATATTATGCGTGTCTTGAGATTAAGCTACTCTTGTTTAACGCCAACTCTAAAGCAGTGTTTTGCTTTCTGTGCCATATTTCCCAAAGATATGGAAATGGTGAAGCAAGAATTGATTTATCTTTGGATGGGTAATGGATTTATTTCTTCCCGGCCAAACTTGGAGGTGGAGGAGGTTGGCAACATGGTTTGGAATGAATTATATGGAAAGTCATTGTTCCAAGATGTCAGGGCTGATGACTTTTCTGGCAAGATTTATTTCAAGATGCATGATTTAGTCCATGATCTTGCTCAATCAATTTCAGAGCAAGAGTGCATATGCTTGGAGAAACAAAACCTTAATGATTCTTCAAGAAACCCCCAGCATATTGTTTTTCACGACATTGATAAAAGACAATTCAAGAAGAGATTCGTTGAGAAAGCTGAATCCTTGCGGACATTGTATCAATTGAATTCATATGGATTTCCTTTCAGTTCTAGATTGATTCGAACAAATAATTCTCTTCGGGTTTTGTGCATATATGGTAGAAAGATACCATCTTTTGGGAGTTTAAGTTGCTTGAGGTATTTGGAACTTAGTGATTTGGATATAAAGTGCTTGCCTGCTAGTATTTGCAATTTGCCTAGATTGGAAATCTTGAAACTAAGAGAATTGTGGAGGCTTCGCCGTCTACCGAAACACTTGACGAGGATGCAAAATCTCCGACATCTTATCATTGATCGTTGTGAGTCACTATCTGAAATGTGTCCAGACATTCACAAACTGTGTGAATTGAGAATACTAAGTGCATACATTGTCAATTCAAAGAAAGGGCATAGTTTGGCAGAGTTATGTCATTTGAATCTGGAAGGAAAGCTAGGCATCAAAGGCCTACAAAATGTCAGCAGTGCATCTGAAGCTGAAGATGCCAACCTGAAGGATAAAAAAGACCTTCGAGAATTGATTTTGTCATGGAGCAATAGTGGTAAGATCAAGTCGGTAGTGGGAGCAGAAGAAGTACTTGAAGCGCTTCAACCTCACTCCACACTCAAGCTGTTGACGATAGAAGCCTACGAGGGATTACAATGGCCAACTTGGATGCAAAACAATTCTGCTACCCacaatttagtttctcttcgaCTTGACTATTGTGGAACGTGTGGGCATCTTCCTCCAGTGGGAAAACTTCCATTTCTGAAGAAGCTTGAGGTAAGACGCATGGATGATGTGCAGTACATTGAGGAAGATGGAAGTTATGATGGTGTTGAAGCAATGCCATTCCCATCTTTGGACTACTTGCTCGTGGAGGGATTGCCAAACGTGGAGCGGTTGTTGAAACGGGAAACAACACAcatgttcccttctctttctaaCCTCTATATCGACAATTGCCCTAAACTGCAATTGccgtgccttccaagtgttaaGTTCCTCGCTGTTTTGTATTGTAGCAATGAGCAACTGCAGTCAATCTCTAATCTCAACGGTCTTAACCAACTTCATTTTTGTGTAAGTGATGAAGTGTCGTGCTTCCCAGAAGGCATGATGAACAACATGACCTCTCTTGCAATTCTAGAGATAAATTCTTTCAGAGAATTGAAGGAACTGCCATCTGACATCACAAAACTCACTGCTTTGTCTCATCTAATCATCGAGAACTGTGGAAAGCTGGAGTGTTTACCAGAACAGGGTTTGGAATGCTTATCTTCACTTCGAAAACTGTCAATTGAATACTGTAAGAGTTTGAGATCCTTGCCTGATAGTGTCCAGTACTTAACTTCACTTGAATATTTGAGTATTCGTGGCTGCCCAATGTTGAAAGAGCGGTGTAAGCAAGGAACAGGGGAGGATTGGCACAAGATAGCACATGTTCCTGATTTAGATATCTAG
- the LOC130948860 gene encoding uncharacterized protein LOC130948860 yields MAITDEVTMQNMFQIYRQTLMRQPQMELYVEFETVKAEGIQNDLEVEDDRVAVYEGMNNDSEEDFEATYVAGDEDENGDVGVETAADNVVVHSSISQSMNVPPFMRELDLEAMHAPEFPEYSNIGIADPEDGEFRIGMKYSSRKLVVAAIRSYTITRGVDYDVYESEPQTFYAKCKMYGCGCDWLIRASLIRKKGCWEIRRYNGRHTCTMGVISQDHSKLDSDIVAEAIRPLVDTDPSIKVKSIIAEIQSRFNYTISYRKAWLAKQKSIAKVFGDWEESFQALSWWLSVMVQNMSGSVVQVETRPLYNGNEEAQGVKILHRVFWSFNPCIRAFRHCKSLFLVDGTHLYGKYKRTLLVAVAQDGNQNIVPIAFALVEEETADAWHFFLRNLRMHVVKKDGVGMISDRNFLRAFKVPHLQKLVVNIGYSRTVEEYNLNYKRLEERGEAYARWCDAIGLRHWVLAFDEGYRWGHMTTNLVECINSVLKGARNLPVLALVRATYYRLNELFTWKSAETHERKRAGFTYSRIDWQLYVHDMYKMTEIHKVYRFEFTPLGDAKTWPAYEGPTLVANPALRRTLKGRPKLTRYLNEIDSRDMRGPRICRPCGAQGHSRSRCPQRAGPSGAGE; encoded by the exons ATGGCAATCACTGACGAAGTGACTATGCAGAATATGTTTCAAATTTACCGGCAGACTCTGATGCGGCAACCACAGATGGAGCtgtatgttgagtttgaaaCCGTAAAGGCGGAAGGGATTCAAAATGATTTAGAGGTGGAGGATGATAGAGTTGCAGTGTACGAGGGAATGAATAATGACAGCGAAGAGGACTTCGAAGCCACTTATGTAGCTGGCGACGAAGACGAGAATGGTGATGTGGGAGTTGAGACAGCAGCGGATAATGTAGTGGTTCACTCATCGATTAGTCAATCGATGAATGTGCCACCTTTTATGCGTGAGTTGGATCTCGAAGCCATGCATGCACCGGAGTTTCCGGAATATTCAAACATAG GCATTGCTGATCCTGAGGACGGAGAGTTCCGAATTGGAATGAAATATAGTTCTAGAAAGTTGGTCGTGGCAGCAATTAGAAGTTACACCATCACTAGAGGAGTTGACTACGATGTGTATGAGTCTGAGCCACAGACGTTCTATGCAAAATGCAAGATGTATGGGTGTGGGTGCGACTGGCTTATCCGAGCCAGCTTGATACGGAAAAAAGGTTGTTGGGAGATACGCAGATACAATGGTAGGCACACGTGCACAATGGGAGTGATTTCACAAGATCATTCCAAGTTGGACTCGGATATAGTTGCTGAGGCTATAAGGCCATTGGTCGATACTGACCCGTCCATCAAGGTGAAATCTATAATAGCCGAAATCCAGTCAAGATTCAACTATACCATCAGTTACCGAAAGGCTTGGTTGGCAAAGCAGAAGTCCATAGCGAAAGTTTTCGGTGATTGGGAGGAGAGTTTCCAagccttgtcatggtggctctCGGTTATGGTTCAAAATATGTCTGGGTCAGTTGTCCAAGTAGAAACACGCCCACTGTACAATGGGAATGAAGAGGCGCAAGGGGTAAAAATACTTCATCGCGTATTTTGGAGTTTCAATCCATGCATTAGGGCATTTAGGCATTGCAAGTCCCTATTTCTGGTTGACGGCACACACCTATATGGAAAGTACAAACGTACACTTCTGGTCGCTGTTGCACAGGATGGAAACCAGAACATTGTGCCTATTGCTTTTGCCTTGGTGGAAGAGGAGACAGCTGATGCGTGGCACTTCTTTCTCAGGAATCTGCGAATGCATGTTGTCAAAAAAGATGGTGTGGGAATGATCTCAGACCG CAACTTCCTACGAGCATTCAAAGTCCCTCACTTGCAAAAGCTTGTGGTCAACATTGGGTATTCAAGAACGGTGGAGGAGTATAACCTCAACTATAAGAGGTTGGAAGAGCGAGGCGAGGCATATGCCAGGTGGTGCGACGCCATTGGACTTAGACATTGGGTATTGGCATTCGACGAGGGATATCGATGGGGCCATATGACGACGAACCTTGTCGAGTGCATTAACTCAGTGTTGAAGGGTGCCCGTAATCTACCTGTGTTGGCACTAGTCCGAGCAACATATTATCGGTTAAATGAACTTTTTACGTGGAAGAGTGCTGAGACTCACGAACGCAAGCGTGCTGGATTTACTTATTCC CGAATCGATTGGCAGCTGTATGTGCATGACATGTACAAGATGACAGAGATTCATAAGGTATATAGATTCGAGTTCACACCGTTAGGTGATGCCAAGACATGGCCTGCATATGAGGGACCCACATTGGTCGCTAATCCCGCCTTGAGGCGAACATTGAAAGGTCGCCCAAAATTGACCAGATACTTGAATGAAATAGACTCACGCGACATGCGTGGTCCTCGGATATGCCGTCCCTGTGGTGCTCAGGGTCATAGTCGGAGTCGATGTCCTCAGCGTGCTGGACCGAGTGGTGCGGGGGAATga
- the LOC130947296 gene encoding uncharacterized protein LOC130947296, with protein sequence MGFGILRNLIRPLSIASSTALTSRITTAAATATTPFRGLLFASPKQDPCFFKTHQWILPLSNHLHSLTDTRFPKRRPADKSRRKRASLKPQGPYAWVEHTPGETILPNKPNEGSIKRRNEKKRMRLRRAFILAERKKRIAQMKEAKRRKNMKRIERKMAAVAREREWAQRLAELQRLEAEKKKSMA encoded by the exons ATGGGATTCGGAATCCTCAGAAACCTCATTCGCCCTCTCTCAATCGCATCATCAACTGCCCTAACCTCTCGCATAACAACCGCCGCCGCCACCGCAACGACGCCGTTTCGTGGCCTCCTCTTCGCATCTCCGAAGCAAGATCCCTGCTTCTTCAAAACGCACCAATGGATTCTTCCCCTTTCGAACCATCTCCATAGCTTGACTGACACGCGCTTCCCCAAACGCCGTCCCGCTGATAAATCGCGCCGAAAGAGAGCCTCCTTGAAACCCCAAG GGCCTtatgcttgggttgagcatACTCCTGGCGAAACCATTCTTCCGAATAAGCCAAACGAAGGGAGTATCAAGAGGAGGAACGAGAAGAAACGCATGAGGCTGCGCCGTGCTTTTATTTTG GcagaaaggaagaaaaggatAGCTCAGATGAAAGAAGCTAAACGGagaaaaaatatgaagaggatAGAGCGCAAAATGGCTGCAGTTGCAAGAGAAAGAGAGTGGGCACAAAGGCTGGCAGAGCTGCAGAGACTCGAGGCAGAGAAGAAAAAATCCATGGCCTGA